From Prionailurus viverrinus isolate Anna chromosome B2, UM_Priviv_1.0, whole genome shotgun sequence, the proteins below share one genomic window:
- the LOC125166584 gene encoding histone H1.4 yields MSETAPAAPAAPAPAEKTPVKKKARKSAGAAKRKASGPPVSELITKAVAASKERSGVSLAALKKALAAAGYDVEKNNSRIKLGLKSLVSKGTLVQTKGTGASGSFKLNKKAASGEAKPKAKKAGAAKPKKAAGAAKKAKKATGASTPKKSAKKTPKKAKKPAAAAGAKKAKSPKKAKAAKAKKAPKSPAKAKAVKPKAAKPKTAKPKAAKPKKAAKKK; encoded by the coding sequence ATGTCCGAGACCGCGCCCGCCGCGCCCGCCGCTCCGGCCCCCGCCGAGAAGACGCCCGTGAAGAAGAAGGCCCGCAAGTCCGCAGGCGCCGCCAAGCGCAAGGCGTCCGGGCCGCCGGTGTCCGAGCTCATCACCAAGGCCGTGGCCGCCTCCAAGGAGCGCAGCGGCGTGTCCCTGGCCGCGCTCAAGAAGGCGCTGGCGGCCGCCGGCTACGACGTGGAGAAGAACAACAGCCGCATCAAGCTGGGCCTCAAGAGCCTGGTGAGCAAGGGCACCCTGGTGCAGACCAAGGGCACCGGCGCCTCGGGCTCCTTCAAGCTCAACAAGAAGGCGGCGTCCGGGGAGGCCAAGCCCAAAGCCAAGAAGGCGGGCGCGGCCAAGCCCAAGAAGGCTGCCGGGGCGGCCAAGAAAGCCAAGAAGGCGACGGGGGCCAGCACCCCCAAGAAGAGCGCCAAGAAGACCCCAAAGAAGGCGAAGAAGCCCGCGGCGGCTGCAGGAGCCAAAAAGGCAAAGAGCCCGAAAAAAGCGAAAGCAGCCAAGGCCAAGAAGGCGCCTAAGAGCCCAGCGAAGGCCAAAGCCGTGAAACCCAAGGCGGCCAAGCCAAAGACCGCCAAGCCCAAGGCAGCCAAGCCAAAGAAGGCAGCTAAGAAGAAATAA